The region CGCGTATCGTGCTACAAAACGGATACGGCCGCAGGGGCGGTGCGGTTGCGCAGAAACGTCACATCATGATCAGGCCGATGGAGTCATCCACCGGCAGCATACCCATATCGGCCATCGAGGAACTGAATTCGCCAGTACCGGTTGACCTGCTTTCGCCTTGCAGGTCAGCTCTCGGTCTCCGCGGCGGCCTGTTTGACGGCCTCGCGGATCCGGCAGTACGTGCCGCAGCGGCAGACGTTCTCGATCCGGTCGATGTCCGCGTCGGTCGGCTCGGACGTCCGCCGGAGCAGCGCCACCGCCGCCATGATCTGCCCCGGCTGGCAGAAGCCGCACTGCGCGACATCGAGGTCGAGCCACGCCTGCTGGACGGGGTGCAGGGTGTCGCCGTCGGCCAGCCCCTCGATGGTGGTGACCTTGCGGCCCGCGCAGTCGGCGACGGGCACGACGCAGGGCTGGATCTCCGCATCGTCGAGATGACTGGTGCAGGCGCGGCAGACCCCGACCCCACAGCCGTACTTGGGGCCGGTCACGTGGAGCAGGTCACGCAGCACCCACAGCAGCGGCATGT is a window of Streptomyces sp. B21-083 DNA encoding:
- a CDS encoding (2Fe-2S)-binding protein is translated as MPRYTFDLNGEPVTVEAPADMPLLWVLRDLLHVTGPKYGCGVGVCRACTSHLDDAEIQPCVVPVADCAGRKVTTIEGLADGDTLHPVQQAWLDLDVAQCGFCQPGQIMAAVALLRRTSEPTDADIDRIENVCRCGTYCRIREAVKQAAAETES